The following DNA comes from Clarias gariepinus isolate MV-2021 ecotype Netherlands chromosome 7, CGAR_prim_01v2, whole genome shotgun sequence.
CTAAATTCAAgctacagtacactgtgaagacagtgaagcattgaggcacaagcatcatgatatgggaaTGCTTcccgtactatggtgttgggcctatttatcacatttcagggattatggatcaatttgagtacatcaggatacttaaagaggtcatgttgccttattccgaaaagaggaaatgcccttaaaatgggtgtttcaacaagacaacaaccccaaacacaccagtaagtgagcagcatcttggttccagaccaacaaaattaacgttatggagtgtccagcccaatccccagacactaatttaatagaaaacttgtgggctgacaataaaaatgctgtttctaaggcaaaaccaagaaatgcagagtaATTGTGGCATGTAGTACAATTGTTGATTCTCAGAaaccatggttatacaactaactATTAGTTCAAAGATTCACAAGAAagaacttcaagcatttttgtttaaataataaattcatcactttataaagatgaatgatgacactgctatatttttgaacagactaatatttgttttttttcacttacatgaaactaataatacatttagcacatttttcttcatgttgtggttcagaatagaatgtgcagggtgtccaatgcatttgtgtgtgatttaaattaaaagttattatatgggtgtggagctttactcacttttttcaacactgcttttatttttaacaccactgtatatatataaaatgtatgtatgtatgtatatatatatatatatatatatatatatatatatattagtgctgtcaaaattagtgcgttaacgcatgcgattaatttgaaatatttaatgcattaaaaaaaattaacgcggttgcagtttttttttatttcctgttgtggccgacgtgtgttcaacgtgcaaagaagtatggataagaacaatctctacagggccgaaacaatctctacagggcctcgccaatgtaaattgcattgattgttttgaaattcaaatgacacaaatggcacatacctgtgtttttatttctgtaataaatatggctttcaagccaacagttaatttggagaatattgatggtttattgcaggtatgttgtttacatgagaaaatctgtgttacaagttaaacaaaaattccaataaacaatcatatttgaatttaaatagtttcattgtcttgagtttacattaattatttacatttaaatatccaaaaagtttcagtcttttaattgtgattaatcgcgattaattgcaaaaaattgtgcgattaattagttacttttttttaatcgattgacagcactaatatatatatatatacacacaacaaaaatataaacgtaaCACCTTtggtttctgctccgatttttcatgagatggacttaaagatctaaaattcattccagatacacaatattaccatttctctcaaacattgttcacaaatcagtctaaatgtgtgatagtgagcacttctgctttgctgagataatccatcccacctcacaggtgtgccacatcaagatgctgatctgacatcatgagtagtgcacaggtgtaccttatactgcccacaataaaaggccaccctggaatgtgcagttttgtctcacagcaaaatgctacaagcattgagggagcgtgctgacagcaggaatgtcaaccagatctgttgcgcgagaaaaaaaactccaaatctacatggccctgtgtgaaaaagtgattgcccccctttttaaaaaataacttaactgtggtttatcacactttcagttcaatttctgtagtcacctccaggcctgattactgccacacctgtttcaatcgagaaatcacttaaataggagctacctgacacagagaactagaccaaaagcacctcaaaagctagacatcatgccaagatccaaagaaattcaggaacaaatgagaacaaaagtaattgagatctatcagtctggtaaaggttataaagtcatttctaaagctttgggactccagcgaaccacagtgagagccattatccacaaatggcaaaaacatggaacagtggtgaaccttcccaggagtggccggctgaccaaaattaccccaagagcgcagagacaactcatccgagaggccacaaaagaccccaggacaacatctaaagaactgcaggctcacttgcctcaattaaggtcagtgttcacgactccaccataagaaagagactgggcaaaaacggcctgcatgggaGATTTccaggcgcaaaccacttttaagcagaAAGAACATTAaagctcgtctcaattttgctaaaaaaacatctcaatgattgccaagacttttgggaaaataccttgtggaccgacgagacaaaagtttaactttttggaaggtgcgtgtcccgttacatctggcgtaaaagtaacacagcatttcagaaaaagaacatcataccaacagtaaaatatggtggtggtagtgtgatggtctggggttgttttgctgcttcaggacctggaaggcttgctgtgatagatggaaccatgaattctactgtctaccaaaaaatcctgaaggagaatgtccggccatcggttcgtcaactcaagctgaagcgatcttgggtgctgcagcaggacaatgacccaaaacacaccagcaaatccacattggctgaagaaaaacaaaatgaagactttggagtggcctagtcaaagtcctgacctgaatcctattgagatgttgtggcatgaccttaaaaaggcggttcatgctagaaaaccctcaaataaagctgaattacaacaattctgcaaagatgagtgggccaaaattcctccagagcgctgtaaaagactcgttgcaagttatcgcaaacgcttgattgcagttattgctgctaagggtggcccaatcagttattaggttcagggggcaattactttttcacacagggccatgtaggtttggatttttttctccctaaataataaaaaccatcatttaaaaactgcattttgtgtttacttgtgttacctttgactaatagttaaatgtgtttgatgatcagaaacattttgtgtgacaaacatgcaaaagaataagaaatcaggaagggggcaaatagtttttcacaccactgtataatgaATACAAACATGAATACAACTAACAAGCCActgtttagaatatttaaactGAATATATAAACCTGCCAGTCAGTTTTAAGGATTCAATAAACAAATCAAAgattaaaacacaataaagaaaacaatacaATAACACTAGATAAATTGAGATCATTAATATGGTTTAAATGGTAAATTCATCACCTCATAAAGATGTATTTCTTTACATAGGAGAAGTGGTATGGAAAACAACTGAGTGAATGTTGCAGTAGAAGAAAGCATCAATAAAGTGAGTAAATGTTCTACCTGTCTGTGAGGTGAAGTGAGTTTCCAGTCTTTAATAAAGAAGACAAACATTAAACTGCCCTCTTGGACATAATCTAGTAATCTAGTAACCTCTGTGGTCAAACTAGGGACTgtagaggccaatggtgaccattttttatgacctctggtcaacacacgcatattcacacactacaggctatTTGGAAAGACTAATTAGCCTAAGCCACTCTGCTGCCAGACTGTGTGCATGCGGACATGGAATGGACTGGTGTCCCACTTAGCCTGTGTAAACTCTGACCAGGGTAAAGAGGTGTGAACAGAACATTAGACTTGTCACCTGAAACCTCGACAGAGGTGTAACGTGGGACGGAAGCCGAGAAGCCCGAGATGCTCTCACAGGCCTCCTGGAAGGTGACAGTGTGTCCACTCAGCACACGGAGCTGAGGATTAATGAAGACCTTCAGGGGCACTGCGACCAGACCGCGGGCTTCGATGGCAGCCGGAGGGTTCTCATGTAGCATGTTCTCGGAATACTCCAACGCGACGATGCGCAGAGGAACCCCGAGCTGCGGCGCGCTCAGTCCCACACACTTCAGCCTGCGCATCACCGTTACCATGGTGCTAATGACGCGCTGCACTTCCGCTCCCTGTACAGCTTCCGGCTCCACATCTGCAGCTCTGCAACGCAGCACCGGGTCTCCGACCTGACACACGTGACTGTACGGGGGAGCTTTGGGTGcgattattttccttttaacatACTGCAGATACGAGCGCGTTTTCACTCCGGTGGACTGAGCCCGTATCGGTACAGTGCATCTTTGAGGACACGGACAGGAAGTCCTGCTGCTGGAGGACAAATCATTTCTGACTTTTAGCATGCAAGCTAGAAATGTCCTCGTATGTCTGTTCATTATCAGCGCAGCTTCTCAGCTCCTCGGTCTGCCTGGGGAAATGTATAACACCCATAAACACAGTACTCGAACGAGTaaagaatattatttatttattttttatctttcaaAAATCAAATTCAGAGCCTACCTCTTCTCTCCTCACTTATTCGTCCACACTGTGATCCAACATGGCcgttaaacataaacattactTTCCCCTTCAAAATAAAAGTGCAGGAAATACGGTTAGAAAATCTATAATCCTGAATAATCCAAATAATGAGATAATAATTTTAGCGACAGTGATGTATATTCTAAAATGTTCTCtatacacacattacaaaaGTGTTTTGAAGTTAAGCCcttatttgttacatatacaCTACtgcacagtgatttttttttaatctttttcacatattccagaaaggcagcacagtggtttagtggttagcattgtggcctcgcACGTCCAGGATACAGTGACAGATAGACTGGGTTAAGGGGCCTCACTCAAGGGCCAAACAGCGTCAGACTGTTAGAGCTAGAGCTTGAAccacaaccttctgatcagcaacTCGGATCCTTAACACAAAGAGCTACCCCTTAACACACCGCccatatatgtatgtacagtattagtgCCTATTTTGTACCTATGTCTTAGTGCTATGGACAGcaatatgataatattgtatGTACAAGTTGTCACAAAAATCTCTATATGGCTTTTATTTAATCATGGAAAACTGCTTCATGAAACTGAAAACATAAATTGCTTTCTCAAGATTCTCCTGGCCACTTCAGTCACCAATAAAGCTCCAGACAACACAATAAATTACATGCAATACAGATAGTATTACACAacatacaacaaaaaacaataaatcagAACCATATAAAACATATGAAATAAGAGATAGAAAATAGAactattaaaaaacactaacatttaccaaataaatgcaaataattgaTGATGCACAGACTCCCTTTAATAAAGCTTTAAATCTGCTGAAAGAAATCAGTcacataatttttattaatacattggGGAAAATTAACAGCAAATTTTACCATGTTTATAAAAACAACCATATAGAAAGAGGAATTTGTGCAAAGTAATGATTATGGTACAACCACGTTTCAAAGGAGTGCTTTAACATCTTGAAGTTCCTCAAGATGTCACTTCCATAGTTGTAGTAAGAATATGATTGTGTTTTTATATGCTGTTGTCAGAGCTTCTCCAATAGTAAGAGTAAATAAATGGCTCCTGGTAATTTATTTGCTAGTCcccatatttattttgtttcctaagctactttaagcttttttatgtttgttaggGCTTAGGCATATCTCTGAAGCTGTTCGCGGTTGGTGTTGTGTTAACGTCGAGCACTTTAACACAACACCACTCCAACTCCCTGTTTCAGAAGGATGTATGTTaccatacaaaaataaataacccaCATGAAACCACCTTTCAAATTTTACAAATTCTCtgttgtgcaattttttttaactgagacCAAAACCAGGGGCCATGTCCTTTAGGTACAAAAATGTTTAGATTGGCTTACAGTAAGTTTCAGAATAAATTTTAGCCTGCTGCTGCTACTGCTATACAATTCATTTAGTACCGatgatacattttaaaagacaTCTCAGATATGCTTAACGAATATAAAGTCCTAGGGttaagataaaaagaaatgctGATGTCATACCCACTTAACATATTTTAcccttctatatttttatacctTCAGTTAACAATCACATTTTCTCCTGTGTAacttaccactaagccaccaatgaCTTGGTGACAccaatttttacttattttttattggaAATTATGCCCATATTTCAATGTTATTCTCAATTGTAGTGAAAactttctattctattctatctttccattttatgtcacagacagttgtataagcatttcactgcatgtcatactgtgtatggttgtataTGCAGcaaatacagtttttatttaagatttatgGGAACAGATTACCTAATAGTGCACAGAGTTAGATCCAAACCGAGAGGAGCAACATTAGCTAGTATGCTACCCATAATTAAAAGCAATTTCCAGAGAACAGAACATCCATTCCAAACATAGTCAGCCTTTCTGTTTTCTTCTGCCTTTAAATGAACCCTCAGGGTTAGCATTGCACAAtactttcacttttactttgtacaAACTACCCCCACACTATCACAAGCACCATTTTCTTCTGCTTTTCCTTTAACATTGCTATGTTAATATgatcactttattttttatatttttttatatatttttttttttttaggttatacTGCTTTGTCTTTGTGAAGCACATTGTGTTTACTTGGTGTGTTAACTGTGCTATATAGTTAAATCTAGTTTACAGTTTGTATTGGATATATACGATGGCTTAGGGTTTGCACTAAATCCTTACACCGCCAGGGatcgggttcaattcccacctcggggtctgcgTGCGTGgaggttctccctgtgcttggtgggtttccaccaggtacttcggtttcctcacacagttcaaagacatgcagagtaggttATCACTTTTGGCCTCTATTGACGGTGGATGAGaggggggaatatatatatatatatatatatatatatatatatatatatatatatatatatatatatgaatagaaTATATAACATAATTTGGTAATATAATTTGACCACTGATGTCTgtccaattatttatttattttttcgcaCTGCAAACACAGTTTTTATtgaaactaaaaaatatattaaaaaaaaaatccttggcAAAGCTGTTTGTTCTCTTTTCTGTGATGTTTTGGTTTGTACTGTGATTGCACATACGGTGGATTATTGACTAGAGTTGATCTACGTAAATTGAACGCACCTATAAACGCCTCGATGGCGCGTCACGTGGCTTTTAACCGTGGTGCTGTTGTGAGGAGACAAACATGGCGCAGGTGGCTTAATGCTGTTGACGATTTGGAGGAATACGCAACCCAGCGGGATACaatttttttggagaaaactcgATCCTGTACAATGCAAGGGTGAAATGGTCTCAATCTTGAGTTGGATCCCCTCTACTGCTTCGTTGATGACTAAAAGGCGACCAGGACGCAGGAATACTTTCAACGCCATTCATAAACATTTCTATAGGACTTCAAACCCCTGAGTGTTATTGTTGGATATTTACAAGGATTTCTCAACCAAGGCACGGCGGGTAGAGTGAAAATGAGCAGTGATTTACCTAAAGGCATGGATAGATTAAAAGAGGAGCACA
Coding sequences within:
- the pdf gene encoding peptide deformylase, mitochondrial, with translation MNRHTRTFLACMLKVRNDLSSSSRTSCPCPQRCTVPIRAQSTGVKTRSYLQYVKRKIIAPKAPPYSHVCQVGDPVLRCRAADVEPEAVQGAEVQRVISTMVTVMRRLKCVGLSAPQLGVPLRIVALEYSENMLHENPPAAIEARGLVAVPLKVFINPQLRVLSGHTVTFQEACESISGFSASVPRYTSVEVSGLNEKAEPVTWQTSGWPARILQHEMDHLDGILYVDRMDSKTFINVNWEEYNE